A window of Corallococcus macrosporus DSM 14697 contains these coding sequences:
- a CDS encoding outer membrane beta-barrel domain-containing protein, giving the protein MIARTLCVFASLAVSLAAPVAAAQDDENVLDKVVVRNRLYEPGGKLEVSLGVGLPLQTRLTAHYVFNAGVAFNLFNTFAVEARAGYAASRHTGLARSISESFLNREDKRVTDELEDLWQMNLHGVAGVRWAPIYGKLSLLSDLPAHFQAYVWAGGGLGSFERRSVIQCAQVVNRELGICDNRTSVDDRGSASQDYWVRESRVAPVVSAAVGFRFFIRNNHGVRLELRDWVFRDNYRVNLSRDAWEAGQATGEPARSPGLTHLVQFDLGYTFSF; this is encoded by the coding sequence ATGATCGCACGCACGCTCTGCGTCTTCGCTTCGTTGGCCGTCTCGTTGGCGGCGCCGGTCGCCGCGGCACAGGACGATGAGAACGTCCTGGACAAGGTCGTCGTCCGCAACCGGCTGTACGAGCCGGGCGGCAAGCTGGAGGTGTCCCTGGGGGTGGGTCTGCCGCTGCAGACGCGCCTGACGGCGCACTACGTCTTCAACGCCGGCGTGGCCTTCAACCTCTTCAACACCTTCGCGGTGGAGGCGCGGGCGGGCTATGCGGCCAGCCGTCACACGGGCCTGGCGCGCTCCATCTCCGAGAGCTTCCTCAACCGCGAGGACAAGCGCGTCACCGACGAGCTGGAAGACCTCTGGCAGATGAACCTGCACGGGGTGGCCGGTGTCCGCTGGGCGCCCATCTACGGGAAGCTCAGCCTGCTGTCGGACCTGCCGGCCCACTTCCAGGCCTACGTCTGGGCCGGCGGCGGCCTGGGCTCCTTCGAGCGCCGGTCCGTCATCCAGTGCGCGCAGGTGGTGAACCGCGAGCTGGGCATCTGTGACAACCGGACGTCGGTGGATGATCGCGGCTCGGCCTCCCAGGACTACTGGGTGAGGGAGTCGCGGGTGGCCCCGGTGGTGTCCGCGGCGGTGGGCTTCCGCTTCTTCATCCGGAACAACCACGGCGTGCGCCTGGAGCTGCGCGACTGGGTCTTCCGGGACAACTACCGCGTCAACCTGTCGCGCGACGCGTGGGAGGCGGGGCAGGCGACGGGTGAGCCCGCGCGCAGTCCTGGCCTCACGCACCTGGTGCAGTTCGACCTTGGCTACAC
- the rplC gene encoding 50S ribosomal protein L3 gives MKGLIGKKIGMTQVFNDEGNLVPVTVIDVGTCQVVGKRTPEKDKYSAVTIGFGEIREKILNLAERGFFKKANAPYRRHLKEFRVTPEEAASFNVGDAVKADMFSKGELVDVTGVTKGRGFSGVMRRWNFKGSQTKTHGTHEYQRHPGAIGQRKTPGRVYPNKKMPGHYGVEQVTTQNLTVVDVDVEKGLVLVKGAVAGHRDGVVYIRPSIKAAMRAQHKAARGA, from the coding sequence GTGAAGGGTCTGATTGGCAAGAAGATCGGCATGACCCAGGTGTTCAACGATGAGGGCAACCTCGTCCCGGTCACGGTGATCGACGTAGGCACGTGCCAGGTCGTTGGCAAGCGCACCCCGGAGAAGGACAAGTACTCCGCGGTGACCATTGGGTTTGGTGAGATCCGCGAGAAGATTCTCAACCTGGCCGAGCGGGGCTTCTTCAAGAAGGCCAACGCGCCTTACCGCCGCCACCTGAAGGAGTTCCGCGTCACGCCGGAGGAGGCTGCCTCCTTCAACGTGGGCGACGCCGTCAAGGCGGACATGTTCTCCAAGGGCGAGCTGGTGGACGTCACGGGCGTCACCAAGGGCCGCGGTTTCTCCGGCGTCATGCGCCGCTGGAACTTCAAGGGCTCGCAGACGAAGACGCACGGTACGCACGAGTACCAGCGTCACCCGGGCGCCATCGGTCAGCGCAAGACGCCGGGCCGCGTGTACCCGAACAAGAAGATGCCCGGTCACTACGGCGTGGAGCAGGTCACCACCCAGAACCTGACCGTGGTGGACGTGGACGTGGAGAAGGGCCTGGTGCTCGTGAAGGGCGCCGTCGCCGGCCACAGGGACGGCGTCGTCTACATCCGCCCCTCCATCAAGGCGGCCATGCGCGCGCAGCACAAGGCCGCGCGCGGCGCGTAG